A single genomic interval of Spinacia oleracea cultivar Varoflay chromosome 6, BTI_SOV_V1, whole genome shotgun sequence harbors:
- the LOC110791325 gene encoding bidirectional sugar transporter SWEET9, with protein sequence MAFTSIHLHELSIIFGILGNIVSFGVFLAPLPTFWRIFKKKSTLGFQSIPYSVALFSCMLLLYYAFLKESNGTMIITINSIGCAIEAAYLTVYLIYATKKARVYTAKLLGLFNVGFLGLIVVTTLVFVRGMDDHTMLSKGGMRESVVGWICGIFSVCVFAAPLSAMRMVIRTKSVEFMPFWLSFSLTLCAIMWFFYGFLIRDFYIALPNVLGFAFGIAQMILYIIYKDSTKKQKNNNNNGGDLMIKESDIMQLQELAVDIKLGKVEKIEQDSEQQNRPADAIEVIVEEMVDVNNNEGNNDIVKEVNGKSANRDVPRGDDAC encoded by the exons GCCAACATTTTGGAGGATATTCAAGAAGAAATCAACACTAGGGTTTCAATCCATACCTTATTCAGTTGCACTCTTTAGTTGCATGCTATTATTGTACTATGCCTTCTTGAAGGAAAGCAATGGCACTATGATTATCACCATCAACTCCATTGGTTGCGCCATTGAAGCAGCTTATCTCACCGTCTACCTCATCTATGCCACTAAAAAAGCCAGG GTTTACACAGCCAAGTTGTTGGGATTGTTCAATGTAGGGTTTTTGGGGCTTATAGTGGTTACAACCTTGGTGTTTGTTCGAGGGATGGACGACCACACCATGTTGTCCAAAGGCGGTATGCGTGAAAGCGTTGTTGGATGGATTTGTGGCATCTTCTCTGTTTGTGTTTTTGCTGCTCCTCTTAGCGCCATG AGAATGGTAATAAGAACAAAGAGTGTAGAATTCATGCCGTTTTGGCTATCATTCTCGCTCACACTTTGCGCGATTATGTGGTTCTTTTATGGGTTCCTTATTCGGGATTTCTACATTGCG TTGCCAAACGTCCTTGGATTCGCGTTCGGAATAGCTCAGATGATCTTATACATAATTTACAAGGATTCAACTAAGAAGcagaaaaacaacaacaacaatggtgGTGATCTAATGATAAAAGAGTCCGATATAATGCAACTTCAAGAATTAGCCGTTGATATAAAGCTTGGAAAAGTTGAGAAAATTGAACAAGATTCTGAGCAACAAAACAGACCAGCTGATGCTATTGAAGTTATCGTGGAAGAAATGGTTGATGTGAACAATAATGAGGGTAATAACGATATTGTTAAGGAGGTTAATGGGAAATCGGCCAATCGTGATGTGCCACGTGGAGATGATGCATGCTAA